The window GTCAATCTCGACGGCGCGTATTGTAGCAGCCATGAAAGTTGCTTATCAACCTCTGGGTACAGCATTCGCACAATTTTTTCGCAATCGTTTACGTATTCTTGCTCTAGAAGCGTTGACAGTGCTCGCTTCGGCGTATTTCGAGTTAATTCTGAATGTGTGAATATGTCTACAGTTGCTATGCTCACTTGAGGTTTAACAACGAGATACCATTTTTCATCCGGATTAGCGGGTTGTAATTGTTCACCAACACCTTCAGCAAAGGCGGCATGGCCTCGAACGAAGACAGGAACGTCTGCACCAAGCTTTAAGCCAATCTCTGCTAACTGGTCATCAGACAGGTTGAGTTGCCATAAATGGTTGAGAGCGACCAACACGGTTGCGGCATTTGAAGAGCCTCCGCCAATGCCACCTCCCATAGGAAGCACTTTCTTTAACTGAATATCCGCACCGAAAGTCGTCGATGTATATTGTTGAAGGGCAGTTGCGGCTTTCCAAATCAGGTTATCTTCTGTCGCAACGCCTGGAATTTCAGGTGTAATTGTTATCGAGTTTGTTTCTCGGTTTGCGGTAACCGTAAGTTCATCGCCAAAGTCGACAAACTGAAATAGGGTCTGAAGTTCGTGATAGCCATTATCGCGTCGGCCAGTGATATAGAGAAATAAATTCAGCTTAGCTGGCGAAGGCCAGTGCGTTGGCGTTGTTATCATTTTTTCAGTGTCCACTTCGAAACTACAATGTTGATTTTGTTATCGTCTTGCTTGAATGACAATCGAGTAGGGAGGGGAATTGTCTCTACCTTTGCGTTGTCGTCACCTGATAGTTGCTTACTCGGCATCTCTGTATTGCGATAGTTAGCAAAATTCAGTGTCCATAATTGACTGCTGACTTGTTTAGATAGAGATTCAAGCGTGTTGGTGCTGTTTAGTTGGTAGCTATCTGCTTGGTCGGGAATGCCAAGGAACCATTGCGGCAGGTGATCAATGGGGATCTGCAATCCAGTAAGTTGCTCTACCAATACAGATGCACTTGCATGGGTGAATTCCTGATCATCATAAGTGACTACTTTGGCGCCCGAGCTGTCAATCGTGAGGTTCAAGGCGGTTTGACCAAGGAAAGTGGTCAGTCTCAATTGGCTTTGATTTGGGGAGTGCTTCCAAATGAAATTAAGGCTTTGGCGTTGCTCTGGAGAAATGTAAGCGAGCTTGCCTGAGGCTTGGTAGTTTTCTATCTGTAGAAGACGGTTTTGGTGACTTTGCCACTCAACGCTGGTCGGTTGTTCTGGTATAGACGAGCAACCCACCATAATTATGGTCATAAAAATAAGAGACGTGATTTTACGAAGCTTGCTCATATTTGCTCACAACTTGTTCAAATTTATCTAAAAAACGCTTCAACTATAGCATTGAATTCACGAACTCAGGAAAACAAATCCCGCTTGCTCTTTAAATAGAGCCATGCATCAAGTAAAATTCGCCCCTTGTTTCCATTCCCTGATCGAGAACTTCTGATACATGTCTTTGCTTGCCGTAGGTATCAATCACAATACAGCGTCGGTTGAA of the Vibrio lentus genome contains:
- the ispE gene encoding 4-(cytidine 5'-diphospho)-2-C-methyl-D-erythritol kinase, producing the protein MITTPTHWPSPAKLNLFLYITGRRDNGYHELQTLFQFVDFGDELTVTANRETNSITITPEIPGVATEDNLIWKAATALQQYTSTTFGADIQLKKVLPMGGGIGGGSSNAATVLVALNHLWQLNLSDDQLAEIGLKLGADVPVFVRGHAAFAEGVGEQLQPANPDEKWYLVVKPQVSIATVDIFTHSELTRNTPKRALSTLLEQEYVNDCEKIVRMLYPEVDKQLSWLLQYAPSRLTGTGSCVFAEFSSKKEAESVLEQLPDIVSAFVARGRNISPLKETLAEYQSAHPQSI
- the lolB gene encoding lipoprotein insertase outer membrane protein LolB; this encodes MSKLRKITSLIFMTIIMVGCSSIPEQPTSVEWQSHQNRLLQIENYQASGKLAYISPEQRQSLNFIWKHSPNQSQLRLTTFLGQTALNLTIDSSGAKVVTYDDQEFTHASASVLVEQLTGLQIPIDHLPQWFLGIPDQADSYQLNSTNTLESLSKQVSSQLWTLNFANYRNTEMPSKQLSGDDNAKVETIPLPTRLSFKQDDNKINIVVSKWTLKK